The Phycisphaerae bacterium region GCCAACCGTTCCTCGCTCCCGGTGATCTTCGGTCAATGGCTGCTCTGCGCCCTGCTGACCGTCGTCTACTGCAGCGGGAGTGGCGAGCACGTCGCTCGAAGCATCATCATTGCCTTGAACCTGCTCATGATCGCGTACTTGGCCAGCTTCGCCCTCTCGCGGAAGGAGAACGGACAGACCGAGAGCACGGTGACGACTATTGGTCTGGTCGGGGAACTCACCTTTCTGGGCTTGTATGCGAGCCTCTCCAGTGCTATCTACTGGTACTAACGAAGGTTAACGCTGGGACGGAACTCCGTCGCGGATGGTGACTCCTCTTCAGGCTTGGCAGGTTTACTTCCGATAAAGAGGCTCCGACGTCGGAGGATGACCGGCGATGGCTCGTATCAGGCCCGCGGGGCCAGGGAGGCAGGATGCCACCTTTGGGGTCATGCCACAGGATGACAGCCCGGCCGTGGGGTCGTTATGCCAACGCACGTCTGAGCTGCGGTTTCCAATCCAAGGTTGTCCGGAGACGGTCGTGTTGGCTTCGTTTTGCCGAGACGTGGGTGTTCCTCTTCACCGCTGCGGCATCGGCAGTCGGGACGCACGCACAATCACAAACCCTTGTCCAGGAAGAAGTTGCAGCGAGTCAGCCGGCGGGGGCGGCCTGTGCCCCGGCAGCCCCGGTCCTGATCCGATCCCAGACGGTCGATCTGGACTATCGTGCCAACGGCGCCGGGCCGGCGACGGAGGTCGAGCTCTGGTACACGCGCGATCGAGCCCTGACTTGGCAGCGGTACGGTACGGATCACGATCGGCAGAGTCCTCTTGAGTTCACCGCTCCGGCCGAGGGTCTGTACGGCTTCTTCCTGATCCTCAAGCAAGGTGAGCGGGCATCTGCGGAGCCCCCGCTGCCCGGTCAGGTTCCCCAACGGTGGGCGTTTGTTGACTACACACCGCCTCTGGTCCAGTGGATTGGCGTGGAGCCGAACGATGACTTCGCCAACCGGCGAAGCCTGCAGCTCCGGTGGACCGCCCACGACAACCATCTCGCCAACCGTCCCGTTTCGCTCGATTATCAGTGCTCTGTGGATCAGCAATGGCAGGTTATCGAGCGCGATCTGCCCAACAACGGGCGTTATGATTGGACCGTGCCCGCCACCGCGACCGCGCAGATCGCCTTGCGGTTGACGGTTCGCGATCGGGGGGGGCACGTGGTCGAGAGGCTGCTCGGTCCCATGCCGGTGTCGAAGTGGCAGTCCCTTCCAGGCACGCAGCCCGCAGTCGCGTCGGTCGGTACCCAGCCTGGTGGTCCGACAAGCCGCCCGGCCCTGCCTGTCGGATTCCTTGACGACAAGAAGCTCGTGACCGGTGCGGGTGTGGGCTCGGTGGAGAAGCGGCGGGCCGAGGCGCTCTACAAGCAAGGCAGCTGGCACTTGGTTCGTGGGCAGTATGCCCTGGCCACCGAGCGGTTTCGCGAGGCCCTGGAGGCCGACCCCGCCATGGTGGTGGCCATGAACGACCTGGCCGGCATTTACTACCTGCAGAAGGACTACGGCAAGGCGATCGAGCTGTACGACGGGGCCTTGAAGGTCGAGCGGCGTGATCCTCAGGCGCTCCGCGGGGCGGCACTGGCCTATGTGGCCATGCGACAGTATCCTAAGTCGCGGGACATGCTGAGGCAGTTAGTGTCCGCTAACCGTGGCGACGCCGAGGCGTTGCTGGATTTGGGGGACGTGATGTTCATGATGGGCGATCGCGACGAAGCCCGGCAGCACTGGAATCGGGCGGCCACGGCGGATGCCAAGGCGGTTGAGATCATCCGTAAAGCCAAGCAGAGACTGCAGTTGTACGGATCCGCCTCGTCGACGGAGCGGCCGGCGGTGGCCTCGAAGGAGCGATAGACTTCCAAGGATTGTACCGACGACCATGCCTGTCCGATCATCCAGTCCACCCAAGCCCTCGTGCCCCGTCTGTGCGGTTTGTGGTCCCGAGCCATTTCTCAAGCGGCAGGCGATCGCGGATCTGGCCAACAGGATTCTCGGCAATGCCGACCGGGCCCTGGCCCTGACCGAGTATGACGGCAGCTGTGCGTTGTTGGCCGATGTGCTCGACGATCTGAGGACGCTGCCGTTCCTGAGCGACCGGCGACTGGTCGTGGTCCGCGACGCCGATGATTTCATCACCCGTTACCGGGCCGAGCTGGAGGAATACGCCGCCCAGCCGAGCGCGACGGGTTCGCTTCTGCTCGAGTGCAAGTCTTTGCCAGCAAATACCCGTTTATACAAGCGGATTGTGGCCGTCGGCGAGGTCGTGAAGTGCGAGGAGATGAAGGTCTGGCAGGTTCGCCAGTGGTTGCCCGAGCGTTGTCGCGAGATCCACGGCAAGCAACTTGACCCGCGGGCGGCGGCTCTGCTGCTCGATCAGATTGGTCCGGAGCTTGGGCTGCTGGACAACGAACTCGAGAAACTGGCGGTGTACACTGGCGAGCGCAAAGTCATCAACCACGTCGATGTCGAGGCCCTCTCCGGTCGTTCGCGGGAGGAGGAGATCTGGGATCTTCTCTCCTCGATCTCCTCGGGCCACCAGGCCCGGGCCATCACGCTGTGGGAGCAGGTGTGGCAAACGGACAAGGCGGCGCCTCATCGCGCGATTGGCGGGCTGGCCTATGGTGTCCGTCGGCTGCTCAATGCCAAGCGGGCCCAGGAAGCCGGCGCGTCCATGGAGGATCTGCGCAAGGCCATGATGATCTGGAAGGACGACCAGCGGCTGCGGGCTGAACTGGCTGCATTCACCACCGAGCAGATCGAGTTGATGCTCTGTCGTCTTCTGGAGGCCGATGTCGCGGCGAAGAGCGGAGGGGCGAGCGTGCAGTCGTCAATTGAGGCCTTGATCGTCGAAATGTGCGGCCGACGAGGCTCACGCCGAGCGACGGGCTAGGCCTCCTTGTGGGATGCGGACGCGGGCAGGATGCCCGCACACTCCACGTACCGGGCACACGGCCCATGACTCGCGGAATGGAAACCGCGGGAGGTGCGATCATGACGGAACGGACTACTCTCTCTCTGGCAGTCATGTCCTTGGCGAGCCTGCTGGTTACGGGATGCGCCCTGTTGGGCACCCCGTCCAAGCGAGATGCCACTCCGGAGCCGATCTCCGCGCCCCAGGATGAGCCCTCGCCGAACGAGAAGCGGCTGTCACCGGCTCGGTATGCCGAGTCCGAGTCGCAAGCAGACGAACAGGATTCCCAGGTGGCCAAGCTCACGGAGAAGATCCAGAAGTTCAGCGCTCGCTTCCCAGTGACGGATCTGGATCGTTCGTCAGCCGGAGACCTGGAGAATCAACCGTCTGCTCCGTCCGCCGCCGCTTTGCCGGCAACCCGGCCGGCACCGGTTCATCGAGCGGCGTCGGGCAAGGCCAGGGCTCGCACGGTCACAGCGCCGCCTCCGGATCCGATGGCCGCACCCGATCCTATGGTGGTCGAAGGCACCAAGCCGGCGATCAGTCCCGCGGCCAGTCCCACGTCGCGGCCGTCCGTCGAGACAGAGGTGGCGTCAGACGCGATAGTTCCCAATCGACCGGCCAGCGCCGAAGCGACCGCGAGCCCGAAACCCCAGAAGGTCGATGCCCCTCCGCCGACCGCGCTGGCCTCCGGATTACGCGTCGAGATCATGGACATTCGGCCGGGAGCGGTCTCGCCGCCTGTGTCCGAACACGGCCAGCCCTCGGCCAACCGACCAACGCCCGCTCCGGACAGCGGGATACGGACAGCGGACATTTCCTCCTTGATCACCCGGCTGGAGGAGATCGTTCGCAAGAGTCCCCAGCACCTCGATGATCAGCTTCGATTGCGCATGCTGTACGTGGCCACGGGGCAGACCGACAAGGCCACCGCCTTGGTCAAGAATGTGGACCCGATGCAGGGCGAGATTCTGACTGCCCTGTTCAAGGCCGTTGCCGCCACACAGGAAGTCCTGAAGGACCCCACCGCCGGCGCGGCCTCCGCGTTGGCTGCCGCCAACGAGTTGAATCGGCTCGTGGGCGAACAGTCCCCGATCGTCATCCCCAAGCTCGCCCTGGTGACCCGGGTGGACAGCTTCGGCAACTATCAGGCAGTCAACCCGCCCGTGTTTCCTGCCGGGCACCCGGTTCATGTCTATCTCTACGCGGAGGTCGCCAACTTCCGTTCGCAACCGAGTGCCGATGGTCGACTTCGCACCCTGCTTGGAGCCAAGATCGAGGTGTTCGACCACCTCGGCAAAATCATCTGGCAGCGCGGCTTCCCGCAAATCGAGGACCGGGCCTTGAGTCCAAGACGCGACTTCTTTGTGCCCTTGGAGGTCAAGCTTCCGCCGGACACGCCTCCCGGTGGATACGTCGTCAAGGTCACCATCGAGGACAAGCTTGGTGCCACCACTGACCAGCAGCGGTTGTCTTTCACGATCGGAAGCCCTTGACCTGTTCCCGTGCGTCGGCTGGGAGATCGATCGTCGCGGCAGACCATGACATCCGCTGTCCTGCGGGATAGACTGGTCGGTTGAATGACACCTAAGCGCGTTGTCATGCTGGGTACCGGGACGTCGCACGGCATCCCCATGATCGCCTGCCATTGCCCGGTCTGCAGTTCGCCCGACCGGCGCGACCGGCGCACCCGTTCGAGTATCCTGGTCGAAGTCGGCGGCCGATCGATCCTCATCGACACAACGCCCGAGCTTCGCCTGCAATGTCTGGCGAACAGCGTGCGGCGGGTGGATGCGGTGCTCTACACGCATCATCACGCCGACCACGTGATCGGTCTTGACGACCTCCGCAGGTTCAATGCCCTGCAGAACGGCTCATTGACCTGCTACGGCAACGAGCACACGCTGAGCGTGCTCCGGCGGATGTTCCCTTACGCCTTTCACCACAATCCTGACTATCCGAGCGCAAAGCCGCAACTCGACCAGCAGGTCATTGAAGGGCCGTTCGAGGTGCTTGGCGTGCCGGTGACACCGGTGCTGCTCCTGCACGGACAGTTGCCCGTCCTCGGCTTTCGGTTCGGCCGGTTCGCCTACTGCACGGACGTGAGCTGTATTCCGAACGACTCGCGGGTGATGTTGGATGGTCTCGACGTCCTCGTGCTCGACGGCCTGCGCCGACGTCCCCATCCAACGCACTTCAATCTCGAGCAGGCGATCGAGGCCGCTCGGCTGATCGGGGCCAGGCAGACCTGGTTCACCCATATTGCCCACGAACTCATGCACGAGTCGACCAATGCGGATCTGCCGCGGGGCATGGCTCTGGCTCACGACGAGCAAGTGATTCAGTTCACGGGCTAGCGGGGGACAGTGTTTCCGCCGCGGTCGTGGCCTGGCCTGGGCTCCGCTGACAGTTCGCGGCGGTGTCAATCACCCGTCACCAGCCGAGGGGTGGCCGCGGTTTCTGCCGTGTGGTCACTGTCCTCGTGGTTGTTTCTGGAGAAACCTTCCTGATGACAGGAGCCCACCGAGGGGGAGCTTCTGGCGTTCATCGTCTCTGGGCGGGACTCCATCGCCTCCCGGCACCTGACATTGCGAAGGCGCAATTCCGATCCCGGGCCATCGCAGAGCGACCAGCTGAGGGATGCCGGTCCGGCAAGGTCCTTCGAGCCGACGGGAAGCCGGCCAGCAGGCAGCCCATCAATCCACAGGCGCGTCGTCTTGTCACTGACGCGTACCTGGGCCACGTGCCAGCCGTCGGGCCACAGCGTCTTGGCCGCCTCGGCCGGCAAGCCGTCGTTGAGGGGCAGGCTGACGACGGGGGTGGTCGTCGCTCGAGTGCGATGGCCGAGGTGGAGCGATACCCGCCCCTTGACCGGCATGAATTCGAACCGCAGTTCGGAAGGGCTGGCCGAGGTGAAGCCTACCAGGCGTGATTCTTCGCTGGTTTCATGGAGCCGGCCCACGAACTCGCCGCTGCCCAGCGACCAGCCGTGACCGGCATTCCTCGGACGGTCACCATCGAATAGCAGGGTGAAACCTGCTTTGCGCTCACCGAGAGTCAACTGATTGAGTCGTTCCTCGACCAGTCGTCCCGTCCATCGAATCGCATTGTGAGTCACGGTCACGAAATCCTGGCGGTCGCGGACTACGGGTTCATGGCCGAAGGTGAGCACGAACACTCGTCCTTGGCCGACCTGTCGCGTCCAAGCCACAGGTTCGAAGGATTGCCGGCCGGGCAATGCCGTCGCGGTACGGATCAGGAGCCGGGCGTCGGGCGTCAGGGCGGCCGCGACACAGCGTGGTTCCGCCACTTCCCAGAAGGTGCCGAGATTGAAGGTTGCCGGGTGCCTGGGGTCGAGCACAGCCAGCAGAGCCGGTCCGGCCTGACCGGGCGGGCTGGTGGTCGCTCCGATGAGCGCGTGCCAGTCGGGGTCGTTTCCGAAAGCGGCGGATGAGCCGCCCAGGGCGACGAGGCCAGCCCCGTGGTGCACGGCGCGGGTCAAGACTCGCGGACCGCTGGGCCACGGGGAGGGTCCTGGTCGGAGGTCGAGGAGTACGGCATTGTAGCCGTCGATCTTATCGGGCTTGAAGTTCTCTGGGTGTGCGGTGACGTCGATGACCATGTCGCCACGGTCCATCAGCTGGTCGGCCAGTCGGAATGCCGAGGTGTTCAGGAGTTGCGTCCGGGCGGGCGTCTTGAGGTGGCGCCATTCCTGCCAAGGCCAGGGTTCCGGGCGGGCCCTCTCGCGAGCGCTGTCGGTCACCATGAGTACGCGGAAACGGGGTGGCGGCGGGGGCGCACAGCCCGTGGCCGCCAAGAGCATGGCCAAGGTGACGAGAGACACTGGATAGCAGTGAAGATGCATGGGGCCTCGACGTCTGACGGGGACTTCCTCCAGCCTTGTGGCTTCTGCGAAACTCAATACAATAACGAGATTCAGCAGTCGACGCGAGGTGGCAGCCACGCCCCGGCGGCGATACCGGCCCCAGAGGCCGTCTTGATCGGATCAGAACGTCAATTGTGGAGGAATGCATGGCTAGCTACAGTACCGCGGACATCCGGAATATCGCCCTTGTGGGACATCAATCAGCCGGGAAAACGTCACTCGGTGACGCCATCCTCCACGTGACCGGAGTCACCAACCGCCTCGGCGACGTCAACGCCAAATCCAGCCACCTGGACTACATGGACGAGGAGAAGACCCGCGGATGTTCCATCGATTCCTCCCTGCTGCATGTGGCCGTCAAGGGCAAGCAGATCAACGTGGTGGACACCCCGGGCGCACCCGATTTCGCCGGGCCGGCGATTGGCGCTCTGGCGGGCGTTGAGACGGCGATCTGTGTTGTCTCGGCCACGGCGGGCGTGGAAGTGAATACCCGCCGCATGATGGAGCGAGCCAAGAGTTACGGTCTCGGGCGGGTCATCGTCATCAACAAGATTGATGCCAACCTGGACCTCGCTGATTTGATCAGTGGTATGCAGGAGATGTTTGGCCAGGAGTGCCAGCCATTCAACTTGCCGAGCAACAAGGGCTCGGCCCTGGTGGACTGCTTCGCCCATACCGAGGGCAAGACCGACACGGGCGAGGTGGGGGGCGCTCACACGGCTTTGATCGAGCGGATCGTCGAGGCCGACGAAGCGGTGATGGAGGAGTACCTCGAGAAGGGCGAGATCGAGATGAGCAAGCTGACCGGTGTGGTTGGCAAGGCCATTGCCGCCGGATCGCTCGTGCCCATCCTGTTCACCAACGCCAAGGGTGAGGTCGGCGTGCGCGAGTTGCTCGATTTTGTGGCCGACTACTGCCCGTCGCCCCTGACCGGCAAGCAGCGTGTTTTGGCCAGTGGCGACAAGCAGACTCCGGTCAAACCCGAGCCTGACGGTGAGTTTGTCGGCCATGTGTTCAAGGTCTTCGCCGACCCGAAGAGCAACATCAAGTACTCGGTCTGCCGCATTCACGCCGGGACCATCCGCTCGGACTCGTCCGTACACGTTGGTGGCGAGCGGAAGGCTCAGCGCCCCGGCCAGCTCTACAAGCTGCAGGGCGTCGATCACCCGGAGATTCCGGAGGGTATTCCCGGCGACATCATCGCCATCGCCAAGATTGACGCCAGGCTGGGCGACGTGCTCCACGTCGGCGAGGGTGGCACGATCGAGATGCCCCGCTTCCCGCACCCGATGTACTCCCTGGCCATTGAGCCCAAGAGCCGCGGCGACGCCGACAAGGTGAGCGGTGCCCTGGCCCGGTTTACCGATGAGGATCCGTGCTTCATTGCCGAGCGCGATCCGGGCACGGGGG contains the following coding sequences:
- a CDS encoding MBL fold metallo-hydrolase → MTPKRVVMLGTGTSHGIPMIACHCPVCSSPDRRDRRTRSSILVEVGGRSILIDTTPELRLQCLANSVRRVDAVLYTHHHADHVIGLDDLRRFNALQNGSLTCYGNEHTLSVLRRMFPYAFHHNPDYPSAKPQLDQQVIEGPFEVLGVPVTPVLLLHGQLPVLGFRFGRFAYCTDVSCIPNDSRVMLDGLDVLVLDGLRRRPHPTHFNLEQAIEAARLIGARQTWFTHIAHELMHESTNADLPRGMALAHDEQVIQFTG
- the holA gene encoding DNA polymerase III subunit delta, producing MPVRSSSPPKPSCPVCAVCGPEPFLKRQAIADLANRILGNADRALALTEYDGSCALLADVLDDLRTLPFLSDRRLVVVRDADDFITRYRAELEEYAAQPSATGSLLLECKSLPANTRLYKRIVAVGEVVKCEEMKVWQVRQWLPERCREIHGKQLDPRAAALLLDQIGPELGLLDNELEKLAVYTGERKVINHVDVEALSGRSREEEIWDLLSSISSGHQARAITLWEQVWQTDKAAPHRAIGGLAYGVRRLLNAKRAQEAGASMEDLRKAMMIWKDDQRLRAELAAFTTEQIELMLCRLLEADVAAKSGGASVQSSIEALIVEMCGRRGSRRATG
- a CDS encoding ThuA domain-containing protein, yielding MHLHCYPVSLVTLAMLLAATGCAPPPPPRFRVLMVTDSARERARPEPWPWQEWRHLKTPARTQLLNTSAFRLADQLMDRGDMVIDVTAHPENFKPDKIDGYNAVLLDLRPGPSPWPSGPRVLTRAVHHGAGLVALGGSSAAFGNDPDWHALIGATTSPPGQAGPALLAVLDPRHPATFNLGTFWEVAEPRCVAAALTPDARLLIRTATALPGRQSFEPVAWTRQVGQGRVFVLTFGHEPVVRDRQDFVTVTHNAIRWTGRLVEERLNQLTLGERKAGFTLLFDGDRPRNAGHGWSLGSGEFVGRLHETSEESRLVGFTSASPSELRFEFMPVKGRVSLHLGHRTRATTTPVVSLPLNDGLPAEAAKTLWPDGWHVAQVRVSDKTTRLWIDGLPAGRLPVGSKDLAGPASLSWSLCDGPGSELRLRNVRCREAMESRPETMNARSSPSVGSCHQEGFSRNNHEDSDHTAETAATPRLVTGD
- a CDS encoding tetratricopeptide repeat protein yields the protein MFLFTAAASAVGTHAQSQTLVQEEVAASQPAGAACAPAAPVLIRSQTVDLDYRANGAGPATEVELWYTRDRALTWQRYGTDHDRQSPLEFTAPAEGLYGFFLILKQGERASAEPPLPGQVPQRWAFVDYTPPLVQWIGVEPNDDFANRRSLQLRWTAHDNHLANRPVSLDYQCSVDQQWQVIERDLPNNGRYDWTVPATATAQIALRLTVRDRGGHVVERLLGPMPVSKWQSLPGTQPAVASVGTQPGGPTSRPALPVGFLDDKKLVTGAGVGSVEKRRAEALYKQGSWHLVRGQYALATERFREALEADPAMVVAMNDLAGIYYLQKDYGKAIELYDGALKVERRDPQALRGAALAYVAMRQYPKSRDMLRQLVSANRGDAEALLDLGDVMFMMGDRDEARQHWNRAATADAKAVEIIRKAKQRLQLYGSASSTERPAVASKER
- a CDS encoding elongation factor G; translation: MASYSTADIRNIALVGHQSAGKTSLGDAILHVTGVTNRLGDVNAKSSHLDYMDEEKTRGCSIDSSLLHVAVKGKQINVVDTPGAPDFAGPAIGALAGVETAICVVSATAGVEVNTRRMMERAKSYGLGRVIVINKIDANLDLADLISGMQEMFGQECQPFNLPSNKGSALVDCFAHTEGKTDTGEVGGAHTALIERIVEADEAVMEEYLEKGEIEMSKLTGVVGKAIAAGSLVPILFTNAKGEVGVRELLDFVADYCPSPLTGKQRVLASGDKQTPVKPEPDGEFVGHVFKVFADPKSNIKYSVCRIHAGTIRSDSSVHVGGERKAQRPGQLYKLQGVDHPEIPEGIPGDIIAIAKIDARLGDVLHVGEGGTIEMPRFPHPMYSLAIEPKSRGDADKVSGALARFTDEDPCFIAERDPGTGELVIRGNGDLHLRSILSRMVQYFKLEVDTKVPKIPYRETILGSVKDIDYTHKKQTGGAGQFGKVVIALEPNERGKGYEFIDDIFGGAIDLSFRPSVDKGVQAQMKEGVLAGYPVVDVKVRLTDGKTHPVDSKDIAFQIAGRESFKKAFMLCKPVLLEPIVHLEVTVPNDKVGDIQGDLASRRGRPEGQEMLPGGLSVISGRVPLSEMSDYHSRLSSITGGQGSYAMELSHYEVVPGNVQQQIIEAAKKAREEQKAAH